From Anas platyrhynchos isolate ZD024472 breed Pekin duck chromosome 16, IASCAAS_PekinDuck_T2T, whole genome shotgun sequence, a single genomic window includes:
- the RFC5 gene encoding replication factor C subunit 5 — MAAAGGRNLPWVEKYRPRELSELVSHRDILSTIQRFISEDRLPHLLLYGPPGTGKTSTILACARQLYRDREFSSMVLELNASDDRGIDIVRGPILSFASTRTIFKKGFKLVILDEADAMTQDAQNALRRVIEKFTENTRFCLICNYLSKIIPALQSRCTRFRFGPLTPELMVPRLQHVIQEEGVDVSEDGMKALVTLSSGDMRRALNILQSTAMAFGKVTEENVYTCTGHPLKSDIANILDWMLNLDFSTAYRKITELKTLKGLALQDILTEIHLFVHRVDFPPSVRIQLLIKMADIEYRLAAGTSEKVQLSSLVAAFQVTRDLIVAEA, encoded by the exons atggcggcggcgggcgggaggAACCTGCCCTG GGTGGAGAAGTACCGGCCAAGGGAGCTCTCCGAGCTGGTGTCGCACCGGGACATCCTCAGCACCA TCCAGCGGTTCATCAGCGAGGACCGCCtgccccacctcctcctctatGGCCCCCCCGGCACCGGCAAGACCTCCACCATCCTGGCGTGTGCCCGGCAGCTCTACCGGGACCGAGAGTTCAGCTCCATGGTGCTGGAG CTGAACGCCTCGGACGACCGGGGAATCGACATCGTCAGGGGGCCCATCCTGAGCTTCGCCAGCACCAGGACCATCTTCAA GAAAGGCTTCAAGCTCGTCATCCTGGACGAAGCCGATGCCATGACTCAGGACGCCCAGAACGCCCTGAGGCGAG TGATCGAGAAGTTCACCGAAAACACCCGCTTCTGCCTCATCTGCAACTACCTCTCCAAGATCATCCCCGCGCTGCAGTCCCGCTGCACCCGATTCCGCTTCGGGCCCCTCACCCCGGAGCTGATGGTGCCCCGGCTGCAGCACGTCATACAGGAGGAGGG GGTGGATGTGAGCGAGGACGGGATGAAGGCGCTGGTGACCCTCTCGAGTGGTGACATGCGCCGAGCCCTGAACATCCTGCAG agCACCGCCATGGCCTTCGGGAAGGTGACGGAGGAGAACGTCTACACCTGCACGGGGCATCCCCTCAAGTCCGACATCGCCAACATCCTCGACTGGATGCTCAACCTGGACTTCTCCACCGCCTATCGCA AAATCACCGAGCTGAAGACGCTGAAGGGCTTGGCCCTGCAGGACATCCTGACCGAGATCCACCTGTTTGTGCACAGAG TCGATTTCCCACCCTCGGTCCGCATCCAGCTGCTGATCAAGATGGCAGATATCGA gtaCCGGCTGGCTGCAGGAACAAGCGAGAAGGTTCAGCTGAGCTCCCTCGTCGCGGCTTTCCAAGTCACCAGGGACCTGATCGTGGCCGAAGCCTGA
- the WSB2 gene encoding WD repeat and SOCS box-containing protein 2 has protein sequence MKPSAEEPVLLAELKPGRPQQSDWKSSCETWSVAFSPDGAWFAWSQGHCLVKLIPWPLEEAELCRASERKGHGKAEARSRGGAKEKTLECGQIVWGLAFSAWPAAGGPDAAAGLSCLVLATGLNDGQIKVWEVQTGHLLFSLLGHQDVVRDLSFAPNGSLILVSASRDRTLRVWDLSKDGRQVQVLTGHMQWVYCCSISPDCSMLCSAAGEKSALLWSMRSYTLIRRLEGHQSSVVSCDFSPDSALLVTASYDTCVIMWDPYTGEQLRTLRHVPLHSALDYSSDVHTSSLRSVCFSPEGLYLATVADDRLLRIWALELRSPVAFAPMTNGLCCMYFPHGGFIATGTRDGHVQFWTAPRVLSSLKHLCRKALRTFLTTYQVLALPIPRKLKEFLTYRTF, from the exons ATGAAGCCGAGCGCAG AGGAGCCCGTGCTGCTGGCCGAGCTGAAGCCGGGGCGGCCGCAGCAGTCGGACTGGAAGTCGAGCTGCGAGACGTGGAGCGTGGCCTTCTCCCCTGACGGCGCCTGGTTCGCCTGGTCGCAGGGCCACTGCCTGGTCAAGCTGATCCCCTGGCCGCTGGAGGAGGCCGAGCT CTGCAGAGCCTCGGAGCGCAAAGGCCACGGCAAGGCGGAGGCGCGGAGCCGAGGGGGAGCCAAGGAGAAGACGCTGGAGTGCGGCCAGATCGTCTGGGGCCTGGCCTTCAGCGCCtggccggcggcggggggccCCGACGCTGCCGCGGGGTTGTCCTGCCTGGTGCTGGCCACGGGGCTCAACGACGGGCAGATCAAAGTCTGGGAGGTGCAGACAG GACACCTTCTCTTCAGCCTCCTGGGGCACCAGGACGTCGTCAGGGACCTGAGCTTCGCTCCCAATGGAAGCCTCATCCTGGTGTCGGCGTCGCGGGACAGGACTTTGCGTGtctgggacctcagcaaagatG GGCGGCAGGTCCAGGTGCTGACGGGCCACATGCAGTGGGTTTATTGCTGCTCCATCTCTCCTGACTGCAGCATGCTCTGCTCGGCGGCCGGAGAGAAGTCG GCGCTGCTGTGGAGCATGCGGTCCTACACGCTCATCCGGAGGCTGGAGGGGCACCAGAGCAGCGTGGTGTCCTGTGACTTCTCACCGGACTCAGCGCTCCTCGTCACCGCCTCCTACGACACCTGCGTCATCATGTGGGACCCCTACACGGGGGAGCAGCTGAGGACGCTGCG CCACGTCCCCCTGCACTCGGCGCTGGATTACAGCAGCGACGTCCACACCAGCTCCCTGCGGTCGGTCTGCTTCTCCCCAGAGGGCCTCTACCTGGCCACGGTGGCGGACGACAG GCTCCTGAGGATCTGGGCGCTGGAGCTGCGATCCCCGGTGGCGTTTGCTCCCATGACCAATGGGCTGTGCTGCATGTACTTTCCCCACGGTGGCTTCATTGCCACAGG GACCAGAGATGGCCATGTCCAGTTCTGGACGGCTCCAAGAGTCCTCTCATCGCTCAAGCACTTGTGCCGCAAAGCCCTGCGCACCTTCCTGACGACGTACCAGGTCCTTGCACTCCCCATTCCCAGGAAGCTGAAGGAGTTCCTCACCTACCGGACCTTCTGA